The Anabaena sp. WA102 genome contains a region encoding:
- a CDS encoding DegT/DnrJ/EryC1/StrS family aminotransferase, which translates to MKPILLSTPHIGNQELEFVKEAFATNWIAPIGPHVDAFEQEFCQITGASHAAAVSSGTAALHLALQLVGVTRGDEVFCSTLTFAATANPITYLGAKPVFIDSDRISWNMNPDLLQEALQKRAYFGKLPKAVIVVHLYGQSADIEPILKACNQYDIPLIEDAAEALGATYKGLSPGTFGRFGIYSFNGNKIITTSGGGMLVSDDDQLIAKAKFLATQARDPAPHYQHSEIGYNYRLSNVLAGIGRGQLQVLNERVVARRRNFEIYQSTLGNLPGIEFMPEANFGYSTRWLTALTITPEAFGADREYIRIQLTKQQIEARSVWKPLHLQPVFSEYECIGGKVAENLFLHGLCLPSGSNLTDEDLARVINAIKTIHSTT; encoded by the coding sequence ATGAAGCCAATTCTCCTCTCCACTCCCCATATCGGAAACCAAGAATTAGAATTCGTCAAAGAAGCATTTGCTACCAATTGGATTGCCCCTATTGGTCCCCATGTTGATGCTTTTGAACAGGAATTTTGTCAAATAACTGGCGCTAGTCATGCTGCTGCTGTAAGTTCGGGAACTGCGGCTTTACATTTAGCTTTGCAATTAGTTGGAGTCACCAGAGGAGATGAGGTTTTTTGCTCCACCTTAACCTTTGCAGCCACCGCTAATCCGATTACTTATTTAGGCGCAAAACCAGTATTTATTGATAGCGATCGCATTTCCTGGAATATGAACCCAGACTTGTTGCAAGAGGCTTTACAAAAACGCGCCTACTTTGGTAAATTACCCAAAGCAGTTATAGTTGTACATTTGTATGGTCAAAGTGCAGATATTGAACCTATTCTCAAAGCTTGCAATCAATATGATATTCCTCTAATTGAAGATGCCGCCGAAGCTTTAGGTGCTACCTACAAAGGGCTTTCTCCCGGTACATTTGGGCGGTTTGGTATTTACTCCTTCAATGGTAATAAAATTATCACTACATCCGGTGGAGGAATGCTAGTTTCTGATGACGATCAACTAATTGCCAAAGCCAAATTTTTAGCAACTCAAGCCCGCGATCCTGCCCCCCATTATCAACATTCAGAAATAGGATATAACTATCGTCTTAGTAACGTTCTAGCAGGTATTGGTCGAGGTCAATTACAAGTTTTAAATGAAAGGGTAGTCGCTAGACGGCGCAACTTTGAAATTTACCAATCTACTTTGGGAAATCTACCAGGAATAGAATTTATGCCCGAAGCTAATTTTGGCTATTCTACTCGCTGGTTAACGGCTTTAACAATCACCCCAGAAGCTTTTGGTGCAGATCGAGAATACATTCGCATCCAACTTACTAAACAACAAATTGAAGCTCGTTCTGTATGGAAACCATTACACCTGCAACCCGTGTTTTCTGAATATGAATGTATTGGTGGTAAAGTCGCCGAAAATTTATTTTTACATGGTCTTTGTTTGCCTTCTGGTTCTAATTTAACGGACGAAGATTTAGCAAGAGTAATTAATGCCATTAAAACCATTCACTCCACAACTTGA
- a CDS encoding ATP-grasp domain-containing protein: protein MNVMLTCAGRRNYLLKFFQAALENRGLVFAGDASLEAPALKEADESFLLPSVNDSDYFDKLLDICQNKKVKLLIPLNDLELPYLAKQRDQFLKIGTIPVVSSPEIINVCFDKWLTFQFLETIGIPTPKTYLSLAEAKAAIERGEIDFPVVIKPRWGSASIGIEYPEDYEELELAYRFVKKAIQKSFLATVSSTDFEKCILIQEKLIGQEHGLDIISNLETSYITTFVKRKLTMRAGETDRAITVENQELEKIGEKIGQKLGHIGNLDCDVIVGKKGNYVLEMNPRFGGGYPFSHVAGANIPAALIAWANGEMPNDKWLKVQTNIISAKCDRLITFKR from the coding sequence ATGAACGTTATGTTGACCTGTGCAGGAAGAAGAAATTACCTTTTAAAATTCTTTCAAGCAGCTTTAGAAAATAGAGGATTGGTATTTGCTGGTGATGCTAGTCTAGAGGCCCCAGCATTAAAGGAAGCAGATGAAAGTTTTTTATTACCATCTGTAAATGATAGTGATTACTTTGATAAGCTGCTGGATATCTGTCAGAATAAAAAAGTCAAGTTACTAATTCCTCTCAATGATTTGGAACTACCATATTTAGCAAAACAACGTGATCAATTTCTTAAAATAGGAACTATCCCAGTTGTCTCTTCACCGGAAATTATTAATGTTTGTTTTGACAAGTGGTTAACTTTTCAATTCTTAGAAACAATCGGTATACCGACTCCAAAAACTTATCTTTCTCTTGCAGAAGCAAAAGCAGCTATTGAGCGAGGAGAAATAGATTTTCCTGTAGTTATTAAGCCTCGGTGGGGAAGTGCATCAATTGGTATTGAATATCCTGAAGATTATGAAGAATTAGAATTAGCCTACCGATTTGTGAAAAAAGCTATTCAAAAGTCATTTTTAGCGACGGTAAGCTCTACTGATTTTGAAAAATGTATCTTAATTCAAGAAAAGCTAATTGGACAAGAGCATGGTCTTGATATCATTAGTAATTTAGAAACTTCCTACATTACCACTTTTGTGAAGCGTAAGCTAACCATGCGAGCCGGAGAAACAGACCGGGCTATCACAGTGGAAAATCAGGAACTTGAAAAAATAGGTGAGAAAATTGGACAAAAACTAGGTCATATTGGCAACTTAGATTGTGATGTAATTGTCGGAAAAAAGGGGAACTACGTATTAGAAATGAACCCGCGTTTTGGTGGTGGATATCCATTTTCTCATGTAGCCGGAGCAAATATTCCCGCAGCTTTGATTGCTTGGGCTAATGGGGAAATGCCAAATGACAAATGGCTGAAGGTTCAAACTAATATAATAAGTGCCAAATGCGATCGCCTGATCACTTTTAAACGATAA